The genomic DNA GGAGATCATGCTGGCGCGGAGCAAAAAGCGGGTCGCATATTGCCTGGATAAGCTAAACGTTTGCAAGCGGATCTCGGCGGAGGTCGACCGCGTGGTCGATCGGTTCATCGGCGAACTCGGCGCGATGTCGGAGCTTTCCGAAAGCGGCCTGCCTCAATCGGCCAATCGACTGGCCGGCTGGATCGATGCTTTGGACCTCTACACCGACAACTCGGGATCCCCGCCGCCGGGACCGTAATGCGGATCGCAAATTGTCGGCCAGCGGAGGCGGTTGGCGTTCTTTCGACATTTTGTATCAGCTGATACGATACCGAGCTCTCGCACCGCCGCCGATCTGGCGGCTGGAATTGCGAATCAACACCACACAAAACTCAGGAGACTGAAGGATGGAGCGTACGCTTGTACTGCTGAAACCCGATTGCGTTCAACGCCGTTTGATGGGCGAGATCATCAGCCGATTCGAAGCCAAGGGGCTGAACATCGTCGGCATGAAGATGATGCACGTGACTCCCGATCTGGCCAAACAACATTATGCAGAGCATGTTGAGAAGCCATTTTACCCAAGCCTGGAGTCGTTCATCACCAGCGCGCCGATCGTCGCATTGGCGATCGACGGGATCGAAGTCATCCGCGTGATGCGCGACCTGCTGGGTGCGACCAACGGTTGCAATGCAGCTCCCGGAACGATCCGTGGCGATTTCAGCAACAGCCGCCAAATGAACCTGGTTCACGCGTCGGACGGCCCCGAAGCTGCCGCTCGCGAACTGGACCTCTACTTCGGCACTGGCGATCTCTGCGATTTCGACCACGTCACCGAAGAGTTCATGCGCGCCGCCGACGAATAGGTCGACCCGCGATCCAATCGCTAAATTCTTTAGGGCCGGTTCTGACCGGCCGATCAAATCGAGCAGCCGCACGGCGCTCGATACGCCGCTGCGGTTCCCCTTGTTTGATCGAAGCCCAAAAGTCGCTCCTGCGCCAGCGGTGAAGATCCAACTTTGTGAGGAGCGAACCTTCGAGTGCCGACGCAGGAGCGGTGATTCCGTTACCGGCGGTCTACAGTTCGCCCGCGATCTCGCCTCCGGATCGTGTTCCGGCAGCTCGCCAAACGCTCAAATCGACTGTCTCGCCGACAAACCGCACGCTGCCATCGACCAACGAAGTCTGCACGCCGCCGGGATGATTGCTGCGGGCGCTAACCAAACCGAAGTTGTGGTAGCCGTTGTGGCAATCGGGCTCTTTCGAATTCGGCGTGTAAAACAGGTTGAACATCGAATCGGCCAAGTGGCCGTTAACCCATTTCGCTCCGCGCTGCCCCGACCACGCCGGTGCCGATCCAGGATCGCAAGCCGCGGTGGTCGTTTGCGTCGCCATCGCCAATTCGACGACGCGGCGGCGGAAATCGTTGTTGGCGGGAGCTGTGTTCTGCCCGTCTCCTAACAACTGCTCGCCAAACGCAATCGTGTGGCTGGTTCCATCGGTAACGTCGCGGAACCCGATCTTCGATTTCGTAAAGAAGATTCCGTCGGCGTTGGAGACCGAACCATCGTCGCTGGCATCGCCGACATTGTTGATTCCCGAACCGCTGGAACCGGGATAGCTGATCCCGCCGTAATCCGATCCGGGAACAAACTCACCATCGCTGGGACAGGTGATAAACGGCAGCCGCTGTTGCGCGGCGGCATCGTTTTGCGCAACCTGCGCGGCGTTGTACCCGCCGCCAAACGCGTTCATTGGTGGCACTTCGTAGACCAACAGATCCTTCAAGTTCGACTGTTCGACAAACGGCAGCAGTTGCGATTGAGGCGACCAAACAAACGGATAACCGAGGCTGCCCGGCGGGAAGACGCGATGCGTCGATTCGTAGTTGTGCATCGCGAGCGTCATCTGTTTCAAATTGTTGGAACACTGCATCCGCCGCGCTGCTTCGCGAGCCGCTTGGACTGCGGGCAGCAACAGCCCAACCAGGATCCCGATGATCGCGATCACGACCAACAGTTCGACGAGGGTGAAACCACGCAAAGGTCGCGGCGCAGTGACGCGACACAAGGTTCGAGAACCGTTCAAAGGAGAGTACATGTTTTTTGTATTGTTAGTTTTGAATTGATTTGTTCGGTCGCAGAGTTGCCACTGGGACAACGCCACGAGATTCGGGAGCGATCAGTCGCGCAAGCACCGCCGCTCCTTATGCCGAATGCAGTTCCGCAAGCCCAACGGCTCGGGAAAACGCAGCAGCGTGGATCGGGAACAGCGAGGGCATTGCCTGTTGGTAACCGTTCCGCATCGCGATGAAACGCGACGGGAATCCGTTACGAACTGGCGCAGCGGCTGACGATCAAATGTTCGTTTCAGAGGGATAGCAGCCAGGCGAACGCATCGTGCGGGATCGCGCGGTCACAACGAAGCTTCTCCGTCCACTTCTCACAACCAAACGTCCGGCAAAGCGGAAGCGTGATGTTGCGGAGTCGCGGACCCTAGAGAATGCAAACGTACTGCCGTGCAGTTCCAGACCGCGGGATCGCGGTCATTCGGTGCGCACCGGTTTGCTAAACACGAAGACTGCCGGACTTAGGGAGCCGGCGGATCGGGACAAGAGACGACCGAGATCGCTCGATCGTTTTGAATGCAGAGAGTGAATAACAGCGGCGGGTCGAAGCTTTCCAACAACGGCTTCGGCCAAGCGACAACAACGCTCGACAAGACCGACCAAAACATTTCGACGCCGCGGCACTTGGCGGCATCTTCTAGTCGCACGACTCGCAACGCGACAGAACCCTCGTCGCCAGTGGCGTCTGCTTTTTCAGCAGGCTGAGCCGCCCCGGTCGAACAGACCGATCGATCGCCCGAACAGCAGCAGCTTTTCTTGGGCGTCGCCGAATGAGCCAATTGATCCGCGGTGGTGCGTTGCTGGGCAGCGACGCGCTCGACGAGGAATCGAGGCGGGTCG from Rosistilla oblonga includes the following:
- the ndk gene encoding nucleoside-diphosphate kinase encodes the protein MERTLVLLKPDCVQRRLMGEIISRFEAKGLNIVGMKMMHVTPDLAKQHYAEHVEKPFYPSLESFITSAPIVALAIDGIEVIRVMRDLLGATNGCNAAPGTIRGDFSNSRQMNLVHASDGPEAAARELDLYFGTGDLCDFDHVTEEFMRAADE
- a CDS encoding DUF1559 domain-containing protein; protein product: MNGSRTLCRVTAPRPLRGFTLVELLVVIAIIGILVGLLLPAVQAAREAARRMQCSNNLKQMTLAMHNYESTHRVFPPGSLGYPFVWSPQSQLLPFVEQSNLKDLLVYEVPPMNAFGGGYNAAQVAQNDAAAQQRLPFITCPSDGEFVPGSDYGGISYPGSSGSGINNVGDASDDGSVSNADGIFFTKSKIGFRDVTDGTSHTIAFGEQLLGDGQNTAPANNDFRRRVVELAMATQTTTAACDPGSAPAWSGQRGAKWVNGHLADSMFNLFYTPNSKEPDCHNGYHNFGLVSARSNHPGGVQTSLVDGSVRFVGETVDLSVWRAAGTRSGGEIAGEL